The Plodia interpunctella isolate USDA-ARS_2022_Savannah chromosome 11, ilPloInte3.2, whole genome shotgun sequence genome includes a window with the following:
- the LOC128673470 gene encoding ctenidin-1-like: protein MDFFNKGAICILLTIFVSIAVIVDANSNEENLPVKTETLKPAANVGNLRTNTNEGKSRVKRQFGGYYDPYYGRRRIYPYPPIIFGGIGLGGFGGYGYGRGFGGRGFGGRGVGGRGFGGRGIGGRGFGGRGIGGRGIGGRGGGVGGGRGGGRG, encoded by the exons Atggattttttt AATAAAGGCGCCATCTGCATTTtactaacaatatttgtatcaATTGCGGTCATAGTGGATGCAAATAGTAATGAGGAAAATTTGCCAGTAAAAACTGAAACACTGAAGCCCGCAGCAAATGTTGGAAACTTAAGAACTAATACAAATGAAGGAAAATCAAGGGTGAAACGGCAGTTCGGAGGCTATTATGACCCGTATTATGGTCGTAGGC GTATATATCCATATCCTCCGATAATATTCGGCGGGATAGGCCTAGGGGGCTTTGGTGGATATGGTTACGGTCGAGGTTTTGGCGGACGAGGTTTCGGGGGCAGAGGTGTTGGTGGAAGAGGCTTCGGGGGGAGAGGCATTGGGGGAAGAGGCTTCGGGGGGAGGGGCATTGGAGGAAGAGGCATCGGTGGCAGAGGTGGCGGCGTTGGAGGTGGTCGTGGTGGAGGCAGGggataa
- the LOC128673469 gene encoding ankyrin repeat domain-containing protein 27-like, with the protein MDGGYDEIISENQFFVDLKNEYSDLFQHCIAQCWVICVPRIGSLTTRVFTVEDFCAHILVPSDELPETHYSTLTEKQVTVTNKVITMEVTKGLPLQSHILFEETFYTEDFIKYKVWCIEAPLEPATLTGNNCISYEYLTSLNDCIDLLWTQAAGRQVLDQIESSVHVFLKKHSTMPMAITTLKDAVSELYTQCLQITLQNRRLREKSKVCKQVLENIKVAVECYMQQLLFNSLFKAICTCCAYEDSHLNKKIRNMGDIQLRDLDIKKELYHAVPKAKQILSKIDTYNTVLEKVLCLKQALNAINKLDGANNIVLLTADDLLPVFVFLVIKSGLPNWYSQLTYMKEFRFSSVEKCDGDESAFLITTLEAVIEHIQSGALAGPPDPEAYYYESNLTVDNVDGKQRKSSLTESISTSDTNSKEETLDYIFDLIKANHCEQVQSILLKNQKHLESIEQNEKNTFKMPANDDYDQGSEDEIYHKLCHPLCSCKQCCFKISKNLLKISPTVTSRDSHGLTPLHVACIHGKATIVEALIEMGAETNATDLNECTPLHYSASRGHQNALLLLLHSGANINQVNIDKNTPLHLSVNNGHMNCVKALIYFAEHSRKRVNINCKNESGNTPLHLASKWGYEGIARLLIENGAEPSLQNKSLKTAFDYAHNLKILNVLKSCTPNLYEYIHITSTDIKMLKCKPNNEMTMKVNKINLKHDINPSKAVEKLKLIERILKAISYGDIKLACFYMGIDYEAYVSCGEQDGSLCHPLCECQQCKKKSNICTEFDVNSSDSHGFTPLHFAARYGLVDLCNILILNKADVNYVNKKGQTPLHLAALNNKTLVIRTLLDNGAKINVIDLTGNTPLHDASEMGNIGATKILINYNPDITLMNSSEKSALAIAKEKVHLTIIDLIEKYASKL; encoded by the coding sequence ATGGACGGGGGTTATGATGAGATAATATCGGAGAATCagttttttgttgatttgaaaaatgaatattCAGATTTGTTTCAACATTGTATAGCGCAATGTTGGGTAATATGTGTGCCTCGAATTGGAAGTCTAACGACCCGTGTATTCACCGTGGAAGACTTTTGTGCTCACATATTAGTGCCCAGCGATGAACTACCGGAAACTCACTACAGCACCCTCACCGAAAAGCAAGTCACAGTCACCAACAAGGTGATAACTATGGAAGTAACTAAAGGTTTACCATTACAAAGTCACATATTATTTGAAGAGACATTTTACACTGAAGACTTCATTAAATATAAGGTGTGGTGTATAGAAGCTCCACTTGAACCAGCAACTCTCACAGGTAACAATTGCATCAGCTATGAGTATCTTACATCATTAAATGACTGTATTGATCTGCTCTGGACCCAAGCTGCTGGCCGTCAGGTGCTTGATCAAATTGAAAGTAGTGTCCATGTGTTTTTGAAAAAGCATTCTACTATGCCCATGGCCATAACAACATTAAAAGATGCTGTAAGTGAACTGTACACCCAGTGCCTTCAAATTACCTTGCAAAATAGAAGACTTCGAGAAAAATCAAAAGTTTGTAAACAAGtccttgaaaatattaaagttgcTGTTGAGTGTTACATGCAGCAACTTCTTTTTAACTCTTTATTTAAGGCTATTTGTACATGTTGTGCATATGAAGACTCCCAtctcaacaaaaaaataagaaatatggGTGATATCCAATTAAGGGACCtggatattaaaaaagaattgtacCATGCAGTACCAAAAGCAAAACAAATTCTCTCAAAAATCGATACATATAATACAGTTTTAGAAAAAGTACTGTGTTTGAAACAAGCTCTAAatgcaattaataaattagatgGTGCAAACAATATTGTCCTATTAACTGCAGATGATTTGCTACCAGTTTTTGTGTTCTTAGTGATCAAGTCTGGTTTACCAAACTGGTATAGCCAGCTTACTTATATGAAAGAGTTTCGATTCAGCAGTGTAGAGAAATGTGATGGGGATGAAAGTGCTTTCCTGATCACTACTCTGGAAGCTGTTATTGAGCACATACAGTCAGGAGCTCTTGCTGGCCCGCCAGATCCAGAagcttattattatgaaagcAACCTGACAGTTGATAATGTAGATGGCAAACAACGAAAAAGTAGCTTGACAGAGTCAATTTCAACATCAGACACAAACAGTAAAGAAGAAACACTAGATTATATATTCGATCTAATCAAAGCTAATCATTGTGAGCAGGTTCAATccattttacttaaaaaccAGAAACATTTAGAAAGCATAGAACAGAATGAGaagaatacttttaaaatgccTGCAAATGATGATTACGATCAGGGGAGTGAGGATGAAATATATCACAAACTTTGTCATCCTCTATGCAGCTGTAAACAATGTTGCTTTAAAATTTCCAAGAATCTCTTGAAAATATCTCCTACAGTTACATCCAGAGATAGCCATGGGTTAACACCATTACATGTGGCCTGCATCCATGGTAAGGCCACCATTGTAGAAGCTCTTATTGAAATGGGTGCTGAAACAAATGCAACAGATCTTAATGAGTGTACACCATTGCACTATTCTGCATCTAGAGGACACCAAAATgcattactattattattacattcagGAGCAAATATTAATCAAGTAAACATTGATAAGAATACTCCACTGCATTTATCTGTCAATAATGGTCACATGAATTGTGTTAAGGCCCTTATATACTTTGCTGAACATAGCAGAAAAAGAGTAAACATAAATTGCAAAAATGAAAGTGGTAACACTCCTCTGCATTTAGCTTCAAAATGGGGTTATGAAGGGATAGCTAGGCTGCTGATAGAAAATGGTGCGGAACCTTCCCTACAAAACAAGAGTCTCAAAACTGCTTTTGACTATgctcataatttaaaaatattgaatgtacTAAAATCTTGTACTCCCAATTTATATGAGTATATCCACATAACAagtacagatataaaaatgctGAAATGCAAgccaaataatgaaatgacaatgaaagtaaataaaattaatttaaaacatgatATAAATCCTTCTAAAGCAGtggaaaaattgaaattgattgAAAGGATATTAAAGGCTATTTCATATGGTGATATTAAGCTTGCATGCTTTTATATGGGAATCGATTATGAAGCTTATGTAAGTTGTGGTGAACAAGATGGCTCTCTTTGTCATCCTCTTTGTGAATGTCagcaatgtaaaaaaaaatctaatatttgtACAGAATTTGATGTAAACTCTTCAGATTCCCATGGGTTCACACCATTGCATTTTGCTGCTCGCTATGGCTTAGTAGATTTAtgcaatatacttatattgaaCAAAGCTGATGTgaattatgttaataaaaaggGTCAAACTCCTTTGCATTTAGCtgctttaaataataaaaccttaGTAATAAGAACACTATTAGATAATGGTGccaaaataaatgtcataGATTTAACAGGGAATACACCACTGCACGACGCCAGTGAAATGGGAAACATTGGAgctacaaaaattttaattaattacaatccTGATATAACTCTGATGAATAGTTCTGAGAAATCGGCGTTAGCAATTGCTAAAGAAAAAGTGCATTTGACTATTATAGATTTGATAGAAAAATATGCAAGTAAATTGTAG
- the Ire1 gene encoding serine/threonine-protein kinase/endoribonuclease IRE1 isoform X2: protein MRVLLITLFILGSCGFVSLLGKGGEESTELSRALDDRPLLFATLGGGMVAVEPLAGNIIWKLKDEPVVKVPNQHANLMPQFLPDPRHGFLYMYGPRGDQQMLKKLPFTIPELVANAPCRSTEGILYTGKKSDTWFRLDPLTGSREHVSGFDKSKIFKSNDENTCDSDNNRGVYVARTEYNILMHDSKNSNHKWNVTFFDYTSHAMGKEMLNDYGIIHFTSTSSGRVMSFDRKTGDLVWSHNFETPVVAAYLLDREGLISVPFNSIGDDTLDHIMEDATTLSNGQGIKNSNIELYPTLYVGEHNDGLYALSSLVDKNTNTISTGFSQPLLLEGPTSDKIASTDSKYEPFANIHYKLNNLNLHVSAPYLLLGHYKVPELTTSWMPQLPNMNMNTQQPKSVSIKLIEVHSDTESDVDNETNLKSSVSVSVQTDEIYEGFRFRPDLWYKQAYIWLHQQENKVLKVALIILVGLVITMFWYLRYQAREFQQLSQGGSRGSTTSTASNGEVTGQLEEIGDGEVKIGRISFHTDQVLGKGCEGTFVYKGTFDKRSVAVKRLLPECFTFADREVALLRESDAHAHVVRYYCTERDRQFRYIALELCSATLQDYVEKKLNFECRIDGVEVLRQATLGLSHLHSMDIVHRDIKPHNVLLSMPTSTGEVRAMISDFGLSKKLNIGRVSFSRRSGVTGTDGWIAPEMINGERTTTSVDIFSLGCVFYYVLSKGHHPFGDVLRRQANILTGDYNLDRLDKVLPVEEILLTKILIRAMISDRPHARPPCETVLKYPMFWGKQSILNFLQDVSDHVESGGDNAQHAVERGAARVLRADWRARLCGVVLADLRARRSYRGDRIAHLLRAIRNKKHHYRELEAEVRETLGKLPDGFVSYWLQRFPLLLPHVWLQMQQYRNEDILQAYYPHSFTFNRDDVIELADNGYVEELPTDIPEKNDLFNKSRVYYEENNQESPKHYKKEGSPYKREDWRSEARNYQTRTDDVRLRDRHHNKKKEKKREEMPIWNLPPQT, encoded by the exons ATGAGGGTGTTACTAATAACACTGTTTATTTTGGGTTCATGCGGCTTTGTGTCGCTGCTGGGAAAAGGCGGAGAG GAAAGTACAGAGTTGTCTAGAGCTTTGGATGATCGGCCGTTGTTGTTCGCCACACTTGGAGGCGGTATGGTCGCGGTAGAGCCCTTGGCTGGAAATATTATATGGAAATTGAAAGATg aACCAGTTGTAAAAGTCCCTAACCAGCATGCAAACTTGATGCCTCAATTTCTACCGGATCCAAGGCACGGTTTCCTCTACATGTACGGCCCGCGAGGTGATCAGCAGATGCTAAAAAAACTACCCTTCACAATACCTGAGTTGGTAGCCAATGCACCCTGTCGGTCCACTGAGGGGATTTTGTATACTGGAAAGAAAAGCGACACTTGGTTCAGACTAGATCCTTTGACAGGGTCTAGGGAGCATGTGTCAG GTTTCGACAAATCAAAGATCTTTAAGAGCAACGATGAAAATACGTGCGATTCCGACAACAACAGGGGTGTTTACGTCGCGCGAACCGAGTATAACATTCTGATGCACGATTCAAAGAACTCCAATCACAAGTGGAATGTCACATTTTTCGACTACACCTCGCACGCGATGGGCAAAGAAATGTTGAACGATTACG GTATCATACATTTCACTTCAACATCGAGCGGTCGAGTGATGTCCTTTGATAGAAAAACTGGCGACTTAGTGTGGTCACACAACTTCGAAACTCCAGTAGTAGCCGCCTACTTGCTAGACAGAGAGGGCCTTATCTCTGTCCCTTTCAACTCTATAGGGGATGACACTCTTGACCATATCATGGAGGATGCGACAACTTTGAGCAATGGACAGGGGATTAAAAATTCTAACATCGAGTTGTA CCCGACCTTGTATGTTGGCGAGCATAACGACGGCCTATATGCCCTGTCTTCACTTGTCGACAAAAACACTAATACAATATCGACAGGGTTCTCACAACCCTTGCTACTTGAAGGCCCGACCTCGGATAAGATCGCCAGCACCGATTCGAAATACGAACCCTTCGCCAACATCCATTATAAACTCAATAACTTAAATCTTCATGTATCTGCgccatatttattactaggaCATTACAAAGTGCCAGAGCTTACGACATCTTGGATGCCTCAGTTAccgaatatgaatatgaacaCACAACAGCCGAAAAGTGTCTCTATAAAATTGATAGAAGTACATTCTGATACAGAGAGTGATGTTGATAATGAGACAAATCTCAAGTCGTCTGTGAGTGTGTCTGTACAGACAGATGAGATATACGAAGGGTTCAGATTTCGGCCCGACTTGTGGTACAAACAGGCTTACATCTGGCTTCATCAACAAGAAAACAAAGTATTGAAAGTAGCGCTGATAATTTTGGTCGGATTGGTCATCACCATGTTCTGGTATCTTCGTTATCAG GCTCGGGAGTTCCAACAACTGTCCCAGGGCGGGTCCCGTGGGTCCACCACATCCACAGCCTCCAACGGGGAGGTCACTGGGCAGCTGGAGGAGATAGGAGACGGAGAAGTCAAAATTGGGAGAATCAGCTTCCATACCGACCAAGTGCTGGGCAAGGGATGTGAGGGGACTTTTGTTTACAA AGGGACATTCGACAAGCGCTCCGTGGCCGTGAAGCGACTGTTGCCTGAGTGTTTCACGTTCGCCGATCGCGAAGTGGCGCTCTTGCGCGAATCGGACGCGCATGCGCATGTCGTGCGGTACTATTGCACCGAGCGGGACAGGCAATTTCG gtaCATAGCTTTAGAGCTATGCTCGGCCACACTGCAGGACTATGTGGAGAAGAAGCTGAATTTTGAATGCAGGATAGATGGCGTTGAAGTGCTGAGGCAGGCCACTTTGGGGCTTTCACATTTGCACTCTATGGACATAG TACACAGAGACATAAAGCCTCACAACGTTCTTCTATCGATGCCGACTAGCACCGGCGAGGTGCGCGCCATGATATCAGACTTCGGTCTGTCGAAGAAGCTGAACATCGGCCGCGTCAGCTTCTCTCGAAGGTCAGGGGTCACCGGTACCGACGGGTGGATCGCACCTGAGATGATCAATGGAGAGAGAACG ACAACATCAGTAGATATATTCTCTTTGGGTTGCGTATTCTACTACGTGCTATCGAAAGGCCACCATCCCTTCGGCGACGTGTTGCGAAGACAAGCCAATATACTCACCGGGGATTACAACTTGGATCGTCTTGA CAAAGTGCTCCCGGTAGAGGAGATACTTTTGACTAAAATCCTGATCCGCGCGATGATATCAGATCGGCCGCACGCGCGGCCGCCGTGCGAGACTGTGCTCAAGTACCCCATGTTCTGGGGCAAGCAGAGCATACTCAACTTCTTGCAG GACGTGAGCGACCACGTGGAGAGCGGCGGCGACAACGCGCAGCACGCGGTGgagcgcggcgcggcgcgcgtGCTGCGCGCGGACTGGCGTGCGCGCCTGTGCGGGGTCGTGCTCGCCGacctgcgcgcgcgccgctcCTACCGCGGCGACCGCATTGCGCATCTGCTGCGCGCCATACGGAACAAG AAACATCACTATCGAGAGTTAGAGGCCGAAGTCAGAGAGACACTCGGCAAGTTACCGGACGGTTTCGTCTCATACTGGCTGCAACGATTCCCACTGCTCTTACCACACGTATGGCTCCAAATGCAACAATACCGCAACGAAGATATCCTTCAAGCTTACTACCCCCACTCCTTCACATTCAACAGAGATGACGTAATAGAACTAGCTGACAATGGCTATGTTGAAGAATTACCCACAGATATACCTGAGAAAAACGATTTGTTTAACAAAAGTAGAGTATATTACGAAGAGAACAACCAGGAGTCTcctaaacattacaaaaaagaaGGATCTCCATACAAACGCGAAGATTGGCGAAGCGAAGCGAGAAACTATCAGACGAGAACAGACGACGTCAGATTGAGAGACCGGCATCATAATAAGAAGAAAGAGAAGAAGCGCGAAGAAATGCCAATTTGGAATTTACCGCCCCAAACATAG
- the Ire1 gene encoding serine/threonine-protein kinase/endoribonuclease IRE1 isoform X1 gives MRVLLITLFILGSCGFVSLLGKGGEVGDESTELSRALDDRPLLFATLGGGMVAVEPLAGNIIWKLKDEPVVKVPNQHANLMPQFLPDPRHGFLYMYGPRGDQQMLKKLPFTIPELVANAPCRSTEGILYTGKKSDTWFRLDPLTGSREHVSGFDKSKIFKSNDENTCDSDNNRGVYVARTEYNILMHDSKNSNHKWNVTFFDYTSHAMGKEMLNDYGIIHFTSTSSGRVMSFDRKTGDLVWSHNFETPVVAAYLLDREGLISVPFNSIGDDTLDHIMEDATTLSNGQGIKNSNIELYPTLYVGEHNDGLYALSSLVDKNTNTISTGFSQPLLLEGPTSDKIASTDSKYEPFANIHYKLNNLNLHVSAPYLLLGHYKVPELTTSWMPQLPNMNMNTQQPKSVSIKLIEVHSDTESDVDNETNLKSSVSVSVQTDEIYEGFRFRPDLWYKQAYIWLHQQENKVLKVALIILVGLVITMFWYLRYQAREFQQLSQGGSRGSTTSTASNGEVTGQLEEIGDGEVKIGRISFHTDQVLGKGCEGTFVYKGTFDKRSVAVKRLLPECFTFADREVALLRESDAHAHVVRYYCTERDRQFRYIALELCSATLQDYVEKKLNFECRIDGVEVLRQATLGLSHLHSMDIVHRDIKPHNVLLSMPTSTGEVRAMISDFGLSKKLNIGRVSFSRRSGVTGTDGWIAPEMINGERTTTSVDIFSLGCVFYYVLSKGHHPFGDVLRRQANILTGDYNLDRLDKVLPVEEILLTKILIRAMISDRPHARPPCETVLKYPMFWGKQSILNFLQDVSDHVESGGDNAQHAVERGAARVLRADWRARLCGVVLADLRARRSYRGDRIAHLLRAIRNKKHHYRELEAEVRETLGKLPDGFVSYWLQRFPLLLPHVWLQMQQYRNEDILQAYYPHSFTFNRDDVIELADNGYVEELPTDIPEKNDLFNKSRVYYEENNQESPKHYKKEGSPYKREDWRSEARNYQTRTDDVRLRDRHHNKKKEKKREEMPIWNLPPQT, from the exons ATGAGGGTGTTACTAATAACACTGTTTATTTTGGGTTCATGCGGCTTTGTGTCGCTGCTGGGAAAAGGCGGAGAGGTAGGCGAT GAAAGTACAGAGTTGTCTAGAGCTTTGGATGATCGGCCGTTGTTGTTCGCCACACTTGGAGGCGGTATGGTCGCGGTAGAGCCCTTGGCTGGAAATATTATATGGAAATTGAAAGATg aACCAGTTGTAAAAGTCCCTAACCAGCATGCAAACTTGATGCCTCAATTTCTACCGGATCCAAGGCACGGTTTCCTCTACATGTACGGCCCGCGAGGTGATCAGCAGATGCTAAAAAAACTACCCTTCACAATACCTGAGTTGGTAGCCAATGCACCCTGTCGGTCCACTGAGGGGATTTTGTATACTGGAAAGAAAAGCGACACTTGGTTCAGACTAGATCCTTTGACAGGGTCTAGGGAGCATGTGTCAG GTTTCGACAAATCAAAGATCTTTAAGAGCAACGATGAAAATACGTGCGATTCCGACAACAACAGGGGTGTTTACGTCGCGCGAACCGAGTATAACATTCTGATGCACGATTCAAAGAACTCCAATCACAAGTGGAATGTCACATTTTTCGACTACACCTCGCACGCGATGGGCAAAGAAATGTTGAACGATTACG GTATCATACATTTCACTTCAACATCGAGCGGTCGAGTGATGTCCTTTGATAGAAAAACTGGCGACTTAGTGTGGTCACACAACTTCGAAACTCCAGTAGTAGCCGCCTACTTGCTAGACAGAGAGGGCCTTATCTCTGTCCCTTTCAACTCTATAGGGGATGACACTCTTGACCATATCATGGAGGATGCGACAACTTTGAGCAATGGACAGGGGATTAAAAATTCTAACATCGAGTTGTA CCCGACCTTGTATGTTGGCGAGCATAACGACGGCCTATATGCCCTGTCTTCACTTGTCGACAAAAACACTAATACAATATCGACAGGGTTCTCACAACCCTTGCTACTTGAAGGCCCGACCTCGGATAAGATCGCCAGCACCGATTCGAAATACGAACCCTTCGCCAACATCCATTATAAACTCAATAACTTAAATCTTCATGTATCTGCgccatatttattactaggaCATTACAAAGTGCCAGAGCTTACGACATCTTGGATGCCTCAGTTAccgaatatgaatatgaacaCACAACAGCCGAAAAGTGTCTCTATAAAATTGATAGAAGTACATTCTGATACAGAGAGTGATGTTGATAATGAGACAAATCTCAAGTCGTCTGTGAGTGTGTCTGTACAGACAGATGAGATATACGAAGGGTTCAGATTTCGGCCCGACTTGTGGTACAAACAGGCTTACATCTGGCTTCATCAACAAGAAAACAAAGTATTGAAAGTAGCGCTGATAATTTTGGTCGGATTGGTCATCACCATGTTCTGGTATCTTCGTTATCAG GCTCGGGAGTTCCAACAACTGTCCCAGGGCGGGTCCCGTGGGTCCACCACATCCACAGCCTCCAACGGGGAGGTCACTGGGCAGCTGGAGGAGATAGGAGACGGAGAAGTCAAAATTGGGAGAATCAGCTTCCATACCGACCAAGTGCTGGGCAAGGGATGTGAGGGGACTTTTGTTTACAA AGGGACATTCGACAAGCGCTCCGTGGCCGTGAAGCGACTGTTGCCTGAGTGTTTCACGTTCGCCGATCGCGAAGTGGCGCTCTTGCGCGAATCGGACGCGCATGCGCATGTCGTGCGGTACTATTGCACCGAGCGGGACAGGCAATTTCG gtaCATAGCTTTAGAGCTATGCTCGGCCACACTGCAGGACTATGTGGAGAAGAAGCTGAATTTTGAATGCAGGATAGATGGCGTTGAAGTGCTGAGGCAGGCCACTTTGGGGCTTTCACATTTGCACTCTATGGACATAG TACACAGAGACATAAAGCCTCACAACGTTCTTCTATCGATGCCGACTAGCACCGGCGAGGTGCGCGCCATGATATCAGACTTCGGTCTGTCGAAGAAGCTGAACATCGGCCGCGTCAGCTTCTCTCGAAGGTCAGGGGTCACCGGTACCGACGGGTGGATCGCACCTGAGATGATCAATGGAGAGAGAACG ACAACATCAGTAGATATATTCTCTTTGGGTTGCGTATTCTACTACGTGCTATCGAAAGGCCACCATCCCTTCGGCGACGTGTTGCGAAGACAAGCCAATATACTCACCGGGGATTACAACTTGGATCGTCTTGA CAAAGTGCTCCCGGTAGAGGAGATACTTTTGACTAAAATCCTGATCCGCGCGATGATATCAGATCGGCCGCACGCGCGGCCGCCGTGCGAGACTGTGCTCAAGTACCCCATGTTCTGGGGCAAGCAGAGCATACTCAACTTCTTGCAG GACGTGAGCGACCACGTGGAGAGCGGCGGCGACAACGCGCAGCACGCGGTGgagcgcggcgcggcgcgcgtGCTGCGCGCGGACTGGCGTGCGCGCCTGTGCGGGGTCGTGCTCGCCGacctgcgcgcgcgccgctcCTACCGCGGCGACCGCATTGCGCATCTGCTGCGCGCCATACGGAACAAG AAACATCACTATCGAGAGTTAGAGGCCGAAGTCAGAGAGACACTCGGCAAGTTACCGGACGGTTTCGTCTCATACTGGCTGCAACGATTCCCACTGCTCTTACCACACGTATGGCTCCAAATGCAACAATACCGCAACGAAGATATCCTTCAAGCTTACTACCCCCACTCCTTCACATTCAACAGAGATGACGTAATAGAACTAGCTGACAATGGCTATGTTGAAGAATTACCCACAGATATACCTGAGAAAAACGATTTGTTTAACAAAAGTAGAGTATATTACGAAGAGAACAACCAGGAGTCTcctaaacattacaaaaaagaaGGATCTCCATACAAACGCGAAGATTGGCGAAGCGAAGCGAGAAACTATCAGACGAGAACAGACGACGTCAGATTGAGAGACCGGCATCATAATAAGAAGAAAGAGAAGAAGCGCGAAGAAATGCCAATTTGGAATTTACCGCCCCAAACATAG